TCATACATTTGGGCGAGGTGTAAactgatcgtataacatgtccctgGTTCTAAACGTGAgtgacaaaacagcgtgatcgctgtttactaacggtggaagaatatttaggtcgacaatatcctcagtctcatgagtgattaccaaatccagcagagaagaaccctggttaacaccaaaacgtgtgggttgggatacatgctgcactagtgcatgctccattattgttatcaggaacctactatcaaaggagtttatagatccttctgtggtcatatcagtccaactaatatcaggtgcgttaaagtctcctattatcaagcacCTGGTATTATCACTCCAAAGgtgaatgtgctctaaaacaaagtcatcagctaagcagattgtGCTCCGATAAATGACACCTAgtataaatgtactacatcctattgccaacttacagctaatgacttcacaagtgccgctatcatgggattcgctagtggaggagcggatatttatgcCATTGGCTATAAATAACAGGACGCCgcctccttttctacatctatgtctatcactcctgatgcaatggtatccggataattctggagtaatgtctaagtcatggactaaccaagtttctgtcactgctactaTGAGTGGCTTCAACCTGTCTACTAGTGCTTCcagttcatagaacttatttcgtaaactacgagagttggcatataaaactcctaagtagaacagcctatccacacaggccttggtagcattcacttccaagacctgactatccgaaaacccactagcTGGAGATTTTCCTCGCCGCTTTGCCGACGGGTTTCAAGTTTAGCTAGTGccttctttctttttattctatcttcgagagacaTGTCAGGTTTAACTCGGATGTCAGAAttgtcgtgacaacgagcgctacttaacaagagatcccgttgcttctccgatcctaggattaccttaaggagtctgcatgAACGGGGTTCAACATTGTCCACGGTCCTCTTGCCTGTTCTTACCaattttttgacctgaactcctttggagttatctggtaaaatactacgagtgtattctcctagcttttctaagtcatgtgcgtgtctaattttcggatcagggtcgtttgactcccACAATTTGCTCACAAAAATATTCgatgttattagatttttcttctcagtcacaccaggatgggtttcactcttaccATCAGATTATGGTAGTGCAATTTGTGGCTCACAATTTGGGTCcgccagtgagttactaactacctgtgcactgcttacagcttttttcttttcgtttcgtttcctacgtaccgtagtcctattttcatccctcataacactgggagtatttggaacggtgactgttttatccagatcttcggttcccattaaaggtgcattattaacaatgtcaTTATCAGGTGGTACTGCTCCCCCTGTTAATGTCAACGAAGATTCCACTTTTACGTTGGTCAGAGTCGGTTGTTTGAGGCGTCGCGTAACAgcaggtactacactgacacattcgtcgCTGTCAGTGCCCGTGTTGTCAGCGCATATGACATCCTTAttttacaggccaaagccaacaggctcatagcctcctgtattagtaatgccttgttggcacagcaaaacatgcaaagccaatgtgagttaggcttcgagcatcttttgtatgcggtgggGCTTAAGCAGGTGCACATTTTGTGGAACCACTTATGGCATTCGTCACACTGCATCCCCTCTTCCACAGGGAACAAAATgtttggttgcccacatttgtgagtcttaccaaccattgtaattcgatttaaaaggtttaaaaacaaaaaatgataacaatgtgaacacaagtgttagtcaaggactaaaaacaggtactcaggacaaaatgtagcaaaaaatttcaaactttaaccaaaaAACTCTTAGTTAAAGccgaccaagaatgctttttagtgcaataagtaccaaaagcaagtataatcaccACAAGTACAAAATTCACTCTTTCAAGAGTAGACTGGGTACTCACAgaaggccgtaggccttctgtccttactacacaaatctgagaTCTGAATCTGAAACGTGAATCTGAGATCAAGATTGTACATTAGCGTGACCTTGACGTTTTAGCGAAATTTCGTATGTGAAGGCCCTTATGTCATGGTGCGATAGTAAGGTATGTGTTAGCATCTTCGCACACGTATTAAAACAAGGAAGAATTTTAAACGTGAGCTCATCTGCCGCGCCGCACGTTGTATTTACATGTTTTTTATATCTGTATTTACCAAGCTTCGAAAGTAAGTTCAAATCCTACTTGATGGCAAGTAAGCATCAACACATATTTTGGACAAATAACTTGTTAGTGATAAGTACCTGACTGGCTTTCTGTATGGTCACAGGGCTGGGAAGAACAGTGTGATTCGGATATATGTAGTTGTCCAAAATCCGTGTCACCCTAGTGTTGGCGAACAGTGTTTGTGTGTGGTTAAGTTGTTTGTCTTGAGTGATATTTTCCAAAATCTTGGTAACCACAATCAAATTGGTTCACAAGGTTGTCAGAGGGGCAAAAAAGGCTTTTATGTAACGGGATTCCGTGTCTAGTAACCGTTGATCAATGATACTTCCAGATATGTACCCAGGTATATGGACCACAAAAGTGAAGTATTTGTAAGTTAGCATAAAGTACTGTCGTGAGTTCCTTAGAATATATCAACTTTCATTTTGCAGGACTCCTGGAAAGTTGCTTGTGCCATCTCAGCGAATAGCGAACTCCGAGACCTTACTACTCGGAAGGAGTCCAATTCACTATGTTGTTCTCTGAGTTTCTGGGTATTGCCACTAAGTTTCATGTTGGGGCTAGGCATATGAGTCTTATGGAGTCCCTAGAATTGTTCAAAATGCTATATGTCGTTCGGAAGTCCCCTATACTTTAATGAGTAAGGATCCCGTGGCTTGAGGTTTTTCTTAGGAGGCTCGGAtgtgagtcctcgaactgatttcgtggctggCGTTTAAACACATCTCAGAGTATTCCTGCCCTTTCTAACTCTAGGAGAGAATTGACCATATTGCATGTATAGTTTGCAACATTTCCCAGATGGACGTCCTTATACATCGAAGTGTTATAAGTAATCCCATTGTTATCAGCCCAATTTTAATGTCGGGTCAGACATTCCTGAAGTGCCAACTCAACACCCTGGTTGCAAACTTTTCGGAGCTCAACATCGTCCGGAAGAAGTAATATCGTGGAAGATGCTTGCTAAGAAGAGTCATTTGTGTCAATCATTTCGAAAGGCGGTCCTAGCACGACACTGTAGAATCCCACTAAGACTCTCTGTGACTTGAGAGGATGGTCGATTTATTCCGATATGATTTAGGCCAGTCTATCAATGGTGACCTAATGCCTATCAGCTTGACAAGGAATGTTATCGACCCCATCAGGGGTTCCGGAGAAAGGAGGTAGTGTAGTAGTTGGTTTATCTACTGCAGTCATCAGATTGGGTTGCAGAAGTAATCCTCGAAATCGTACTGTTGGGGCGAAAAAATTTTTAGGTAGTAATTATTCACGTAGGCCGTTATAAACCAGAGATTTTCTAGCCTCTAAAGGTATTGATAAGAGAATTGCTACTAcatgaaaaaattaaataagtctAGTGTAAGATCCTATAAGTTGTTATATTAACAAATTTCCTTagttcatttgtaaagatttactAGTGTCCCAACAAGCCAGATTGTTTACGTTATTCAATAATGAACTTCAGTTTGTCAAATTCTTTTTATCCTAAAGGTTTTACACTCCTTTCAATTTGCCATTCAGAAGCTCAAAATATGTCTTCTAAAAGTTTCAAGGAACTAGTAAGTTTAAAAAGCTATATATAATCATAAATTTCTAGGGTGTTTGTAATGAAATATGTGGTGTTATTTCAACTCTTGGTTGGGTAAAACCGTCTGAAATACAGCTAAAAGCTATTCCGGCTGCTCTTCGTAAAAAGGACATAGTGGGACTTGCAGAAACCGGGTCTGGGAAAACTGCCGCCTTTGCCATACCAATATTACAAGATTTACTCTCAAAGCCTAGACATAACTTTGCATTGGTACTGACTCCAACAAGAGAATTAGCTCTTCAAGTCAAGTGTCTTTTTATGGAACTAGGTGATAAATTTGGTCTGAAGGTGGTGTGTTTGGTAGGTGGCCAACATGTTGAAGATCAAGTTCGTGATTTAAAAAGACTTAAATTCCACGTAATTGTTGGGACACCTGGCCGAATAGTTTATCATCTTGAAAATACGAAAGAATTGCGCTTAAATCACGTTAGGTACTTTGTACTTGACGAGGCTGACCAAATGTTGGAGGATACTTTTGAAGAACAGTTAGCTTTCATAATAACGAAGTTGCATCCCAATAAACAGACCTTCTTATATTCAGCTACCATGACACAGAATGTAAGTTGTCGTCTTGTAATCCACTATTGATTTCCAGGTTGATAAAATACGAAAGGTATGCACCCAGTCACCAGTTATACTTGAAGTCAGTTCAAAATATAGCAAAGTTGACAAGTTAGATCATGCATTTGTTTTTATTCCGGATAAAGAAAGGGATTTTTACCTTATatatttactattattgtcatctAAGGTTAGCTCTTTTTTAacattattgctattatttctATTCTTTGGAATTCGGTTATTGTTTATTGTTCAAAAGTTCTTTAAGATAAAATCCTTTCTTGTGACCGAATAATGGCTTCATATAGAGACTTAAAAATGATTGTATGTGAGTCAGTTAGCCAAATAGTAAGTGTCTATCAACCCAGGTGGCCTGTGTTAACCTTCAACGTTTTCATGTACTCTTTATTTTGTGCCAATGTGGATTTTAAAAAAGTATATAGTAAGAAAATGTAGTATATAGCCACAATATAAAACTACCAAATCATAATATCAAATGTAATTTGAACTAATTTGGAATAGTCTACAAACTTTGTAGCTTGACTCCTTAAAATTTGCATCCTTGGTGATGGCAAAATAACTGACGTGGCTCTTATACTGTCCTAAATTCATTTACTTCTTATTAGTCTCTGAATCTAAAGCATTCTGCTTTTAGTTTTTTTGCTCAAAAATCTTGCAACATCAACAGATTTGTAACTATTTTGGATTGTTAGCGTCAGCAAAATGTGTTTTCCTTTTCGATATCGTGTTTTATCAGTAAAGAGTTTTTCTATCTGCATTTCTGATAAGTTGACACAGTATTCAGGTTTGCTTATCGGGACAGTTCAATCGATCAGTTGACCAAAACACTTGTTTTTCTTACCCTCCTCTCTCCCGAGATACTCTGATTTAAAAGGAATTTAACTAAACGCGACAGACTTGAGACCCACAAAACAAAGTCATACTGGTGACTGTACAGTAATGTAGTAGCAGTAAGGTCTCCCTCATGTGTTACTAACAGTCTTTCCCGTAGAATAAAGGAAAAGTAAGAGAAGATTGCCTCCAAAAATCTCACACATTTACCTAAGGTTACCAGTTTTAAAGGTACAATTCGAATGCTACAAAAACCACTACTCACTAAAACCCCAAATGTAAATGGCTTCAAGTAGGTTCTGCAGTCACGCTCACGGATCAACTAAGCTATTTAGGTTCCTCACGAAGTGATATTAATTCACAATTAGTATATCTAAAATGTGTCAATGATCTGTTCATTTCAGATCCATCTTGTTCATCATTGACTCTGCTCCTTGTGTCTGAGTCGTTCTGTTGGTTTTGCTACTAACTACTCCCTAGCACTGTCTTAACAGCCAGCGTAGTTGATGATTCATATAGGAACTTTTCGTCCGAATTTCAGGTACTGATGACTAATACATCATTTTGAGATGGTGGTGAATATTTGTAGCTCATAATGAGGATTAGATATTCGTTTTTCCTGTTATCTTGATAGTTTAGTGGGGAAGCTTTCTTTGTCTCTCAACAACACCATGAGCTCACACCTCAATAAGAAGTGAGTTGCAAAAATTTTTCCATAATTTACTAGCTGGTCACTGTAACAGAATAACTTTTTACTTTCTAGTGAGTTAGTAAACCTTCTACAccaaataatgatgaaaaaagTTTTAAGGAAGCTTAAGTAGTAACAAATTATCATATTGCGTCACCATTTCTGTATGTGTGTACACATATTCTAGAGCGCAGACAATAGTCGATCGATTATATTCACAAGCACATGGAGAGAATCATTTCGTTTAGTGGCAATGCTTAAAAGTTTGGCCGATGTAATTGGTGCTAGTTCTGCCCCACTTAATGGTGTTATGCAGCAAGATAAACGCCAATCATCTTTATTCGATTTTCGTACAGGTCGTGTTTCAATACTTGTAGCTACCGACCTGGCCTCCAGGCAAGTTCACCATaagtttcattttaaattttccCGTTGATATTGTTTTTCTTTGATTCACTACTTTCTGATCAATCTCAGAAGTGATTTTATTTTCCCTGATCAAATGGGCGGTACAATGAAATGGTCTTAATGATAAAAATGTATAATTTGAATTATCTATATGTACGACTAATTTTCCTAACTTCAGCAGTATAGTCCAAAAACTCGAAACAGATCATTCCGTAACTCTTTATTATTTGATTGTCTTTTTAAGGTTACTAGGATTACAAATAGTTTACAAAAAAGTCTACACATGTTACCTTCTACTGCAAAGTGGATTAAATATACATAGATAAATCTTCATACTTATTTGTACCTCACAGTCTTGAGGAATATCTCTTAAGACTAACGCAAACTTTAAATAAagttggagtttgattgttcACAACTTTTGTGCCCAATCATAGAATAAATGTCTAAAAATACATTTCAAGACGAGACATGTATTCTTTTACCTAGcacctaaatgccctggtatggcctaGCACTACAACCTGAACATTTATTAGTTATGTTActgtactttttttaaaaataagattTGAGTTTTttggacagttgttttattttaccTTTTTGTTGTTAGAAATGTTGACTCATCAAATTAATGTATTTGTTCATCAAGTGACACTTTATATATTAATTGTTAAACATTTATTGTCCTTATCATAAGAGACCTAAGCCGAAGATTATTTCTCAAGACTATGATTCCTATGAGATTTATTTCTGTACGAATCAATCATTGAATGGTGACAACCAATATCATTTTCTTTCTGTATTGAGTAAATATTACCCTAACCATTGTCAAACACCTATGGTATTCACTAATTGATAGAGTCAACTCACAGAAGTTAATATAGAAATCTTCATTCTTACATAAGCCTTAGGTTGACACTAATGTTAACCAGGATGAGACACAATCGTATAATATAGGTAAGCTTCTTTGTAACATTAATTGAGAGTTGTTTATAACCTCATCAATGATTTTCCACTGGTACGTTGCACTTTAATCCGACGTTCAAGGTTGCTCCTTCTATGATTTTAGCATATACGATCGATCGTTCGAAGAAACGTTTCATCAAATACATGTCTTTTGCATTCAAAGAAAGTGTTTCAGTTATAAAGTATCACTAACCGAACTATTTCGCTGTACGCGAGTTCTGTGATAGTCATACTGAAATATGATCTGTGATACGAATGCCTTACATTAAAGCTgactggtacggccgagagtggggaaagtttGCTATCCCTCtagaaacgctctcacatggccacgcgtatataccctctgctagggaagtcctactcactgcgttctcgtggcgagggtgttgtttaggaaattgagaggacgaaaagcgaatgtccagcactttaaccggattggtggatatggagagtccaccttctggagttggaaaaccctgattccaaaccaatagtgcacatggactccaggatcctgagggaacaaattgagtataaatcaattattgctcaccggctaccacggaactgcatttccttacgttgctccactgccttgtagatcagacctttaagtcgaaggctccgggtgtgaccccctaagaaaaccacctgcttcggtctgggtaccCAAGtaatatcacagcccacacgaaaaccaagtgacttgtgtggcgcatatatatgtatatgtatatgttcaaataaataaatacaaacaacAAATGAAGGTTCAGTATACATACTGAACCATAGTCAGCCACCACCCAGACAATGATAATCGGACGCGCTCAGTTACGTAAACCCCCACGATCTGACTAGAGATTGAACAGAATTAGCCCCAGGGCAAGATTTCTAAACGTTTTCCTCAAAGTTTTGTCGTATGTTCTTCCTAGTAAGCTACTTTCCCATGCTCtttagttttcattattttttgaattttgtatttaaataataaaaagcaAAATACACTAAATATCTGTCTTACTTCCCGCCTTCTTAAAAAACACCTTCATTAAGGGGGTTAGACTTTCCAGATGTTGATCTTGTTATCAACTACGATGTTCCACGTCGGCCATCGTGGTATGATTCTGCAAAAGCGTACATACATCGAGTAGGAAGAACTGCTCGTGCTGGACGACACGGACGTGCTATTACATTTGTTACTCCTTATTCAGTTACACGTTTGAAAGCTATAGAGTCAGCTTTAAACGAAAGAATTCCTCAGTTACCTTGGCCTGGAACAGATTGCTTGAATTCACAGTTAAGACAACAAGTAGTACAAGCTGACAAAGAAGCTCGTGCAGTAAGTTAATGGTtcccagtatatatatatatatatatatataattgtgcAGTTTTGGGTCTTCCATAATTTTTTTAGTAATCATTAACAGGGCCTAGAACAAACATGTATTGGTTAGACTAATTTCCGGACACCATATGAAGACTTCTGTTCCAAAATGTAAGATCGTAACCAGTTTGATTGAATAACGTCTAAACTAGCTGCTAAACCACTTGCTTCAGTctaggcagtatcacagcccacacacaagtCAAGCGACTTGTGTGGGGCATATGTATGCGGTACCcctttgtaccagtatttatgtgttcttAACGACCTCAGAACATAACCCATTAATACCAACAGATCTTTCTTGCCTTGAGTTTAGTTGCGGCCTTGTCAGCTTTGATGAGTTCAAGAGCCGATATTAACCTCTCATTCAGATTGACCGTGACTAATGAACAAACGAAATACAGGTGGTGGCCAGTTGAACTATTCTGTACGTCATGCCAGTTGCTTGGTTTGAGAAGACTCCATTTTTTTCGGATAAATTTTCTCTAACACATACTTTCTATATGTAATGCTAAAAAACCAGTAATTAAATTACATTATGGAGATTAAAACAGTGACTTTATGACCAAAGAGTTGAACTTTCGGCCACTAAGTCAAGAATTTGAACCCCGTCTCACCTTACGTTTCACATTTTTCATGCTGTATACCATCAAAATTGGTTccaatttttattaaatttgtttTAGAACCTACGTATCAAGGAAAAGCAgaaacaaataaagaaaaaaagaaaagactcATCAAACAATAACAGATTGCCAAAAACTAAACGATCACGTCAAAGTAAAGAAGTGGATTCAGAAGAGACAAACAGTGAACCAGAGTAGTTTACCATTCTTTGTACAGATTTTGTAAATACTACTAGATCATCGCATTACTGGATTTTTCATATAATTCGTTTTTGGAATGTGTTTGTTTAATCTAAGCAATACAAGCTGTAAACCAGTTATACTTCTTTCAGTAGAACTGCCAGAGGATTAAAAGTTATCAATTGAAAATTTGGTCTAGAATCAACTACTTTAACCTTGAGATTTCCACCAGATCCCCAAAGTGCTTATAGAATTAACGGATGTGCAAACCAAATATTTAGGTGTCATAAAAATGACATAAGTTTTTGGTATACAGGAATTATAACGATTCTGATACTACTGTGAGCAGTAGATAATCCTACAGAAGATCCCAACGGGTATTCAACACTCATATCATTACTTTTAACGAACATAGTAGACTATTGACATCACTTGAGGCACTCCCGATATCCTTTCATTCCAAGACCATCTATCCCCCTCCCGTTTAACTTCGTAAGCGATGGTCTATTGTGTTCATGCACATCAAACGCAGAAATCCAAGAGCTTGGTATCACTATTTCCATACGCCATAACATCAAGTATTCTCAGTAGTtaacagaaaaaaacaatttcttCCGGAGTTGTATACCATACATATTCATTTTCTTGGACATTACCTTTTGTAGACTTTTCGCCAATTTTTTTAGAGCCCAACTTTAATAAGCTTGTGATAAGATAATGCTCAAGTGTTAACAGCTGTATGACGACCGCGCAATTCGACAGCGGCTTAGCAACAcattttgaagaataaggagCATTAGACTACAGAAGTTTTGCGGAAAACGCAAACAGTTCCAGTCTTCTCCACCGAGGAACCGGCTGTTGTCGCATGTCATACTCTAATGATCACCATAGGTTTTCCTGTCGCGCAAATTCTACCACGACACATCATATAGCTTTGCAACTACTGTGCCTAGGAATATTACGTAACTTTTCCAACAATACGAGCAGATAAGAAACAACACCTAAAGCAGAGGTCGCTTAACTTCAGTCCACCTGATACTGGAGTATCGAAATGTAATCTCCGGACAGACGTTGGTGGCAGTCATAACCGGCGATGGTAGCTGCCTAGCTTACATCAATGATGTAATGATAAAGGTTTACGACTTCATCATTAGTGATATATGTTAAGATCGTTTTTGCAACACTGAATGAATGATAGCAATGGGTCGTGTTCaaaataaaagtagttaatcgGACCTACGGCGAAAGTATGTCTATCTGAATTTGCGTGTATACAAACTGACGCGTTAACTTACTGTTATAAACGGTGTTTCAGCATTGTTGTTTGGGGAAAATATAGCGATTCGTAGTTTAAAATACCCAgaatattatataatatttgGTGTCACCAGTTGGGATGAAATAGCAAATTTGACAGTAGGTTGACAAGACCAACACTGCTACTAATCTCAGTAACCATGAATGCTTGACCATTTATAATCTTCACCTATATAATAATCACTGAAGAACATACCAATAAACTCGTCCGGGAATTACACTATGTACTACTTCACCATAAAAAGACTCGAAATGTATTATGATCACCAGTCAACAGAGTGTTACACGGCACTGTTACTAGGTCTAGGGAAATTAGTGGAGTTACGGTCAATATTGATATTTTGGTTGATGCCGCCCACAAGGACGTTTGTAAGTAATGTGTATCAGAATACGGCGTCAAAGCTGCAACAACCGTCGAACAGTAAGTTTCAGTCCTTCGAAGTCACGATGTTGGCAGAACATTAGAAGATGCAAACGGATGAATAAATGCAGTGAGTTAGCAGCAACGCGgaacttcatacgtacgtacatcagttcaagttgccataccacattagtacacagatacaattgtcgattcaaatcccttagtggtagaggtggtaaaagtataagcagttatcggaaagattagggtttgaagatgcttTCCAAGgaatataatccagtgaaataaatttgaaaagacgaaaaaaggaacatgaattcagattagaatttgggagaacacaaagagtggatgcactcgCCCAATCGCAAACGACTTTGGGGCCacgtcattcaaggtctctatccatcggttgctatcatctcgcggatcccaatcaggtagtctacacctaccaacatggctcagttcacttgtcagtgacttcatggatttgtgccatgtttttggTCTGactgcccctagctttcttccaacctactcctacaccacaaaacatcgctcgtcggggcagtcggtggttgggcatacgtaacacgtgtcccagtcatctcaactgttgaagtttcactacttcatcaattgatttgttatccttacctagt
The genomic region above belongs to Schistosoma haematobium chromosome 2, whole genome shotgun sequence and contains:
- the DDX49_3 gene encoding putative ATP-dependent RNA helicase ddx49 (EggNog:ENOG410V4FB~COG:A), whose protein sequence is MNFSLSNSFYPKGFTLLSICHSEAQNMSSKSFKELGVCNEICGVISTLGWVKPSEIQLKAIPAALRKKDIVGLAETGSGKTAAFAIPILQDLLSKPRHNFALVLTPTRELALQVKCLFMELGDKFGLKVVCLVGGQHVEDQVRDLKRLKFHVIVGTPGRIVYHLENTKELRLNHVRYFVLDEADQMLEDTFEEQLAFIITKLHPNKQTFLYSATMTQNVDKIRKVCTQSPVILEVSSKYSKVDKLDHAFVFIPDKERDFYLIYLLLLSSKSADNSRSIIFTSTWRESFRLVAMLKSLADVIGASSAPLNGVMQQDKRQSSLFDFRTGRVSILVATDLASRQVHHKFHFKFSR